The window GCCTTTTTAATTCCAACATGAATCTTTTCTGTGTGACTAATGTGCTTGTTCTTGGTCTGTCTCTTAGGAAATGAGGTAATTGGGGTTGACAGCGCGGAGGTGAGGGCGAGCGTTCACTACCTGCAAATTATCGACAATCAGCAGACACTTTTTGAGTTGTCACACAAACTGGAACCACGTTCGTAGACGGACAGGCACGTACATTTACGGACGCACATACTGACACACTGGATTTGGTGCAGGTGTGACACAAAGAAAGCTTTGTATAGCAAAATGTTACACACCTGCACATTCACCGCGACAAAGTCACAGTACCAGCAGAGGTGTGAAATGGACATTGAGTTGCCATGTTCTGACACCctacaaagacaaagaattCCATGTTAGTTAAAGACTTTGAGGCCAAACATGTTTATAAAGGATTTATAAATCCGTCCATGCTCAGTGAACGATCTGAAGGCACAGATTCAGCACACTAAGATGGACAATTGCCAAACTGGGAGTTAAGAAGGCTGTGATTAGTTTGTACAGTATCTATTGGACTGAATATGTTTTTGTACTTGTGATGAACCTTTGGTTATTTATGAGCCTGTTCATTAGGcggaatttttctttttatttgtgtcaAAGTGTTTTTATTCTCCATGGACTCGAGAACCTCTTTATCATTTCAGATTCAAACACAACGTGTCTGTAGAGGATTTAGATTTGTTTATTATCGAAGGACTGTAATTTGCTCTGTTGATGGCTTCATATGACTTGATCTGCATTTGACATGCCTGCCTCGTGGTACATGTATATCCAGGATACATGCCGTagttatttagatatttttggttgttgtgttgttgtgcatTATTTGACACAAACTCCAGCAGCCACCGCTGAGGCAGCACAACACTGAACCACATCCTTTGGCCTTTCTTTGTCACATTTCTCTGATGGTCCGAAAAGGCTGAAGCTTAACATTGTACAGTATCTGGTGTGTGAAGGAAGCATCGTGAGAAATGTGCTTTTGAAACACTAAGACTCCTGAATAGGCCAGAGGTCGAACACTATTCAAACACTATTCACAATGTTTGTGAATAATCATTTTATGTTGTATATAAAAAGGACCTACACATATTGCAGTGCCAAAAGTCACAATGAGTCCTGCAGCAGAAAATGTACCGTCACATTCTCTGTTGAAGAATCATTGTCCTGCCTTTCGTTGTCAGAGCATTTCCTTGAATGACGCCTGAAGCCTCTGCTGGTCATTGATCATGTAAAGCAGATCTGACTCCTCACAGATCTGACATTTTGATGACTGATTTTAGGATGATGATTCACCAGGTTGCTATGGAAACACAGCCCCACGGTAGCgctatttttctttccttttttaattcTTGAGTTGTATTACACTATCTGATCATTGAGAGCGCTGCACTGCAGCCCTTTGTTAGGAATTAGCCTTATTCACCAAAATCATGTTCACAGGGGATTTTTGACGTACTGTAGTTGATTCTTACCGAATGAAAGGATCACTTGGTGCAGAAGTGGACTTGTGGACAGACTAATAGAAGCACAAGGGCACAGACTTCCTCCGTTACATCCCTCTGATGTTGCTACTACTTGTGCAAGCCAACTGCATATCGACTGAAAGCATTatattttgaattaaataaatcctCTAATTCTGACCACATCTTCCACAACATGTGAAAAATATCTACTTGTTATGTAAATCACTGAGGAACCAGTCTGTCTTGATAATAAAATAGTCGCTCTGTAGTCAAGAAATAAATGCGTCTTACAAtgaggagaaacagaaaacCTACATGAGGGTGGGTGATGTGTACAGATGAAGACATTTACAGCCACTGACAGGCTTCAGCTGGAAGACCTTaagtgtttttcttattttgtttttttgtccttgcCCTCTTTCTGTCCATAGCCACTTCAGTAGTACAGCTGAACCGAAGATAACATCCAACAgtaattttagtttatttttattttggagcAATCTATAAGTCTTGCGTTGTTTGGCTAGTTATAGCAACACAGGGGTTAAGTGCAATACAGTTTAAATGTTGCCACAAGTGTTCATTATCATTTAAACGGAGCACAGATCTTCTTTTAAAGATGATCTTAAGTTGAAGACTTATGTATAGTTAAACATGATTTTTGTGACAAGAGGTGTTGTCTGCTTATTAAAAACTCTTGCAGACAAAATGACCTACGATGCGCTGACACTCaatgtgaagacatttttttggaATCTAAATTTGGCATTAAATTTGATTACAAGTGAAATATTATTTGAGCCatttaaataatgttatttaGGATTAatggttaaaaacaaaattacagtaTAGCAGTTAGCTAAGCacaaattttgtgtttaaaaacacTGCACCATGAAAACATAAGAGTGTTAACCAAGTGTATTCACCTTAGCGGTACCAGCCACAGTGATCTGGCTGAGAGCTTTGAGTACaccaacagttttttttcattgcatttgaggtcagcttttcatttttttctcctttaagTCACTACTTATTAcaagatacttttttttaaagccgaTCATCAGTGATTCTACAGAACCGTGGTCTGCTCACATTCAGTGTCATAGAAAAAGCTTGTGTTGGTCATTTTTACTCTTAACCTGTACAagatgcacacatgcacaaacacacctctgCTCATGTTGTTCAAAGAGCAGAATGAttgttatatttgttatttattgtaatatatatcgttaatttatgtatttttgattGTGCCATGTTCAGAGGTTCAACAATGTGCAACAAATGCATTCTTTAGAAGAAGAGGTTTTGCAGTTTGAAGCTGGAGTTTTGGAATGTAAAAGTACTTGCAATGTTTCGAGGACACTTGAGGGCAGCAGAATAGTCAAGTCAGCTGAAATGACTCGTCTCCTCGCTCTGGTGTCTAAATGCCGACACAGGAAACCATTAGGAAGGTGTATTTAGAGCTCTATCGGCTGTTGTCATGACTGTGTAAtggtctgtttttctttttaatacaaTGTTGTTAAAATTGTttgcatgttaaaacaaaaaaaaagttcacaatGCAAAAGAGGACAAATTTAAGGCTTTCTACATTGTAACATTGttgatgtgtaaatatatgCCTGTGTTTAGTATGTTGTTCTTATTTATCagttgtaaatttaaaaaaaacaaaacagcaatacAGCTCCCTTCAtgtacccccctcccccacttgTCTTTTCTAAAGCTGAATTTTATTATGTGAAAATATGactgaaaattaataaatgatagGTTTTATGTGAGATGTGGTGGTTTGTGATTCGCCTTTTTGTGAAAGTCAAAGCACATCTGACCAATGAACAACACAGacgcctcctcatcctcctcctcctcctctgaatcATATAAGAAGGAGTCCTTTTCTCTCCACAGAATTCGATCACATAgctaacagacacacatcaaCATGCTTTTTTTACCCTTCGTCTTTGGTCTGGCTGTGGCCACTATACCATCCGATGACTATCAAGCGATGCTCCAGCGTGGCAATTGTCCCATGTTCTGGTTTAAATTCAATGACCGTTGCTACAAATACGTGGCCACCCGTGTGAGCTGGGCTGATGCAGAGCTTCACTGTGTATCAGAGGGAGCCAACTTGGTGTCGATCCACAGTATGGAGGAACAGAACTTTATCAAAGGCCTGATCAAGAACTTTGACCACGCCGAGGAAACTACCTGGATTGGTCTGACGGACATCCATAAAGAAAACAGCTTCATGTGGTCTAATGGTCAAGCAGTGAACTTTGTCTACTGGTATCAAAATGAACCAAACAATCTAGAAGGAACTGAACACTGTGTTCACACCAACCATGGTGAAGAGAAGAAATGGAATGATGAGGATTGTTATTTTACTCTTCCCTCTGTTTGTGCATTTCAAATAAATTGCCTTCAGCCTGTGGATTAGTTCCAAATTGATCAATTCGCTCTGATGTCATGCTTTTAGCCTACACAATCAAGATGCAAATGTATACTGTTGTGAGACAAAGCTCAAGTGTCAAGAAAAAACAGTAATTGATCATGCTACTATACTgcaaatagaaatatttttttaaatctctaaaTAACATCTTTAGAATAAATTATGCTCCCAGATGTTAAGTCTTTAGTTCATAGGCTCATGGGACTTTAAGATactggaaaaatgtattttctttatgataaaaaatatttgatgcaTGAACTTTCCACTGTGACGCGCTTGTATCAGCATTTCCTTTacagaaaatcaaaacaaaaggaagacaCACCGGCTTTATTGTTTTACAGCTGCTCTGTAATCTTATGTGACATGATCCAAAGACTAGACTTTTAACTGGATTGGCTGGGTAGAAAAATTGTCGTATTTATGGCTTAATTGTTTATGGCCTACTAGTCTGATTCACTTCCTCAAAAGGACGAAGGTCACCCTGGAATGAGTGTTTACTGGCatttatgacaaaaatatcAGTAAAATTCTGATGGCTTCATGATTTGTGCGATACAAACATCTACAAGGGTTGCCTTTGTACAACACATTCATTGCAGGCTGGAGCTGAACGAGAGACTATGACAAGGAAATGTCTGAAGCTTACAATTTATGAAATCTAAAGTCACCATTGGACTTGACATTTTCTTCGGAGTCGGATCTTTGATCAAGGAAGAGTTGTTTAAACTTGCAGGCTGATTATAGTTCCTGTGTTACTTGTCTATTTCCAAGGCTGGACCTTTTGTAAAAATTGCTTTTGCTGGTttgagacaaaataaataaaaaggtcaatcacaataaaaaaaaagaaaaagtaaatccATAACTGATGATGTTCCGTCACTATGCACAGGTTGTTCCAGATCTGGATCATGATCTCTATGTATTTCACATTGAAATACAGAAGTGTATCCTTGAGAGAAAATAGTGTAAAACAGCATATTTCTTAATCGCAGTGTTATTTTATCTGTCAGGTAAGATTGGTGCTTGTCTTGGTTTACGTTAAGATATTATATTAGccatgaagaaaaaataaaactacaaaaaaagaTGTAACTGGTTGGATATACCTTTCCAGATGTATTACGAACAATTCATTTGGTCAATGATGCAAACAAACGGAACTTATGTTTCCTGTGATGCGGGCTGGTCAAACTTATCACACCTTGATCATAtcagggatttttttaaaaatccctgATATGATCCAAAGTAAGagcatcaaaattaattacTCAATTGGACCAGTGCTTTTAGGTGTGTTGCATAAATCGCTGTGGGAGGGGGACAGAATGTGAAGGAGGCAGTCAGAGGGAATTACAGAAGGAGAACAGATCTCCACTATTTGATAGACTAATTGCGGACTCAAAGTTGAAGAGTGTGTGGAGACACAGGAGGTGAAGACAGAGCAATTTTGCAGTGTGTGATCAGCTGCCTTTTTCCTCGTCTCAGCTGGTTCCAGCTGAACTGTGTGAAGCAATAAGTACTCCCTGCCACGTAGTGTGGAtgtctatatgtgtgtatgGGATTGCGTGTGGAGGGGTGGTATTAGCAGTGGTGGTTGAGAGCCAGAGT of the Antennarius striatus isolate MH-2024 chromosome 14, ASM4005453v1, whole genome shotgun sequence genome contains:
- the LOC137606971 gene encoding lactose-binding lectin l-2-like, which produces MLFLPFVFGLAVATIPSDDYQAMLQRGNCPMFWFKFNDRCYKYVATRVSWADAELHCVSEGANLVSIHSMEEQNFIKGLIKNFDHAEETTWIGLTDIHKENSFMWSNGQAVNFVYWYQNEPNNLEGTEHCVHTNHGEEKKWNDEDCYFTLPSVCAFQINCLQPVD